The following proteins come from a genomic window of Lolium rigidum isolate FL_2022 chromosome 5, APGP_CSIRO_Lrig_0.1, whole genome shotgun sequence:
- the LOC124658029 gene encoding FCS-Like Zinc finger 6-like gives MACNNPMRRTTSLTEFAPPSVLAVVLEDEDEDEQVEAAVEQPDGGQDWLAAFGGGDGGSSGAAVGPPSRDWIAAYRARAAPARAGLRRNSADYSKVETAAFLRHCGLCRRLLGPGRDTFMYKGEAAFCSLECRQQHITHEEWKDKCTTRSSAAPPTSRGGRSSKTDNGGTVAAA, from the exons ATGGCCTGCAACAACCCGATGAGGCGGACGACGAGCCTGACGGAGTTTGCGCCGCCGTCCGTGCTGGCCGTGGtgctggaggacgaggacgaggacgagcaggtcgaggcggcggtggagcagcCCGACGGGGGCCAGGACTGGCTGGCGGCGTTcgggggcggcgacggcggcagcagcggcgcggCGGTTGGACCGCCCAGCCGGGACTGGATCGCGGCGTACCGCGCGCGCGCGGCCCCGGCGCGGGCGGGGCTCCGCCGGAACTCCGCCGACTACTCCAAGGTCGAGACCGCCGCGTTCCTCCGGCACTGCGGcctctgccgccgcctcctcggccCCGGCCGCGACACCTTCATGTACAA GGGCGAGGCGGCGTTCTGCAGCCTCGAGTGCCGGCAGCAGCACATCACGCACGAGGAGTGGAAGGACAAGTGCACGACCAGATCTtcggcggcgccgcccaccaGCCGCGGAGGCCGCTCCAGTAAGACCGACAACGGCggcacggtggcggcggcgtga